The following proteins are co-located in the Streptomyces bottropensis ATCC 25435 genome:
- a CDS encoding helix-turn-helix domain-containing protein: MSHDSTAAPEAAARKLSGRRRKEIVAVLLFSGGPIFESSIPLSVFGIDRQDAGVPRYRLLVCAGEEGPLRTTGGLELTAPNGLEAISRAGTVVVPAWRSITSPPPEEALDALRRAHEEGARIVGLCTGAFVLAAAGLLDGRPATTHWMYAPTLAKRYPSVHVDPRELFVDDGDVLTSAGTAAGIDLCLHIVRTDHGNEAAGALARRLVVPPRRSGGQERYLDRSLPEEIGADPLAEVVAWALEHLHEQFDVETLAARAYMSRRTFDRRFRSLTGSAPLQWLITQRVLQAQRLLETSDYSVDEVAGRCGFRSPVALRGHFRRQLGSSPAAYRAAYRARRPQGEKHSDHHDGPHGVPGPSVSPEHAPVPLQARRTAAASALAPSASLSTEGAKPELYATGRLPGQRSAP, encoded by the coding sequence ATGAGCCACGACTCCACCGCCGCGCCGGAAGCCGCGGCCCGGAAGCTGTCCGGGCGACGCCGCAAGGAGATCGTCGCGGTGCTGCTGTTCAGCGGCGGCCCCATCTTCGAGAGTTCCATACCACTGTCGGTGTTCGGGATCGACCGCCAGGACGCCGGCGTACCGCGCTATCGGCTGCTGGTCTGCGCGGGCGAGGAAGGCCCGCTGCGGACCACGGGGGGCCTGGAACTCACCGCACCGAACGGCCTTGAGGCGATCTCGCGTGCGGGCACGGTGGTCGTGCCCGCATGGCGTTCGATCACCTCACCGCCGCCGGAGGAAGCGCTCGACGCACTGCGCCGAGCGCACGAAGAGGGAGCCCGCATCGTCGGGCTGTGCACCGGCGCATTCGTGCTGGCCGCCGCCGGTCTGCTGGACGGCAGGCCCGCGACGACGCACTGGATGTACGCGCCGACGCTGGCCAAGCGCTATCCGTCCGTCCACGTCGACCCACGAGAACTCTTCGTGGACGACGGTGACGTACTGACATCGGCCGGCACCGCGGCCGGAATCGATCTCTGTCTGCACATCGTGCGGACCGACCACGGGAACGAGGCGGCGGGCGCGCTGGCCCGCCGGCTCGTCGTCCCGCCCCGTCGATCGGGCGGCCAGGAGCGCTATCTCGACCGGTCTTTACCGGAGGAGATCGGCGCCGACCCGCTGGCCGAGGTCGTCGCCTGGGCGCTGGAACACCTCCACGAGCAGTTCGACGTGGAGACGCTCGCGGCGCGGGCGTACATGAGCCGTCGTACGTTCGACCGCCGGTTCCGCTCGCTCACCGGGAGCGCTCCCCTGCAGTGGCTGATCACTCAGCGCGTACTGCAGGCGCAGCGTCTGCTGGAGACGTCGGACTACTCGGTGGACGAGGTCGCGGGCCGCTGCGGCTTCCGTTCCCCGGTGGCGCTGCGCGGGCACTTCCGGCGGCAGCTGGGTTCGTCCCCGGCGGCGTACCGGGCGGCCTACCGCGCCCGTCGCCCCCAGGGCGAGAAGCACAGCGACCACCATGACGGTCCGCACGGCGTGCCGGGGCCCTCGGTATCGCCGGAGCACGCTCCGGTGCCGCTCCAGGCCCGGCGCACGGCCGCGGCGAGCGCCCTGGCGCCGTCGGCGTCCTTGTCCACGGAGGGCGCCAAGCCGGAGCTGTACGCGACGGGCCGCCTGCCGGGCCAGCGCAGCGCCCCGTAG
- a CDS encoding PIN domain-containing protein, which produces MITYLLDTSALWYLFRAPGALRVWEGHIAAGAFYVCEPTRTEFLHSATGPAHRDELAEDLDALCHLSAVPKSAWRWVDTAQYKLTQYGQHRAAGAIDLLVCAAAVHHGHTVLHVDNDFVTVAAVLKEVDQRDARS; this is translated from the coding sequence GTGATCACATACCTGCTCGACACCTCGGCTCTGTGGTACCTCTTCCGGGCCCCCGGGGCGTTGCGTGTCTGGGAAGGGCACATCGCCGCGGGAGCCTTCTACGTGTGCGAGCCCACGCGTACTGAATTCCTCCACTCCGCCACCGGGCCCGCTCACCGGGACGAACTGGCGGAAGATCTGGATGCGTTGTGTCACCTCTCGGCCGTTCCGAAGAGCGCGTGGCGCTGGGTCGACACCGCGCAGTACAAGCTCACGCAATACGGACAGCACCGGGCTGCTGGTGCTATTGACCTACTGGTGTGCGCTGCGGCAGTGCATCACGGACACACCGTGCTGCACGTGGACAACGACTTCGTCACCGTCGCCGCCGTGCTGAAGGAAGTGGACCAGCGGGACGCGCGTTCCTGA
- a CDS encoding ABC transporter substrate-binding protein: MRARTLPHSRLQSGGGTRIARRTRKTVVIAAVAALGAGLLAGCADDGKDEDGSSSDGGGGGKTKITLGLFGTAGFEESGLYKEYEKLHPDVDIQQTVVERNENYYPALLNHLTTGSGLQDIQMVEVGNIAEIVGTQSDKLLDLSKYGKESDYLPWKWNQGTTSGGQTIALGTDVGPMAICYRKDLFEAAGLPSDREEVGKLWTGSWDKFVDAGNQYKKKAPKGTTFLDSPGGLLQAILSSEKDRFYDASGEVIYKTNPAVKSAFDLTAKAAKDGLVGNQTQFQPAWDTTIANSKFAAMSCPPWMLGYIKGKSKPEAAGKWDIAQAPKSGNWGGSFLSVPKNGKNAEEAAKLAAWLTAPEQQAKLFAVQGSFPSTPAAYDSAAVKDAKNDMTGDAPIGTIFAEAAKNIPVQTIGPKDQIIQQGLTDNGVILVTQGKSASEAWKNAVKTIDNALDK; this comes from the coding sequence ATGCGAGCACGTACCCTCCCGCACTCCCGGCTCCAGTCGGGCGGGGGCACCCGAATCGCCCGCCGGACGCGCAAGACGGTGGTCATCGCGGCCGTCGCCGCGCTGGGCGCCGGGCTGCTGGCCGGCTGCGCCGACGACGGCAAGGACGAGGACGGTTCGTCGTCGGACGGCGGCGGCGGTGGCAAGACCAAGATCACCCTGGGTCTCTTCGGCACCGCGGGCTTCGAGGAGTCCGGTCTGTACAAGGAGTACGAGAAGCTCCACCCGGACGTCGACATCCAGCAGACCGTCGTGGAGCGGAACGAGAACTACTACCCCGCGCTCCTCAACCACCTGACCACCGGCAGCGGCCTCCAGGACATCCAGATGGTCGAGGTCGGCAACATCGCCGAGATCGTCGGGACCCAGTCCGACAAGCTGCTCGACCTGTCGAAGTACGGCAAGGAGAGCGACTACCTGCCCTGGAAGTGGAATCAGGGCACCACCTCCGGCGGCCAGACCATCGCCCTCGGCACCGATGTCGGCCCGATGGCCATCTGCTACCGCAAGGACCTCTTCGAGGCCGCCGGCCTGCCCAGCGACCGCGAGGAAGTCGGCAAGCTGTGGACCGGCAGCTGGGACAAGTTCGTCGACGCCGGCAACCAGTACAAGAAGAAGGCGCCCAAGGGCACCACCTTCCTGGACTCCCCCGGCGGCCTGCTGCAGGCGATCCTCAGCAGTGAGAAGGACCGCTTCTACGACGCCTCGGGCGAGGTCATCTACAAGACGAACCCGGCCGTGAAGTCCGCGTTCGACCTGACGGCGAAGGCCGCCAAGGACGGGCTGGTCGGCAACCAGACGCAGTTCCAGCCGGCCTGGGACACCACGATCGCCAACAGCAAGTTCGCCGCGATGTCCTGCCCGCCGTGGATGCTCGGCTACATCAAGGGCAAGTCGAAGCCCGAGGCGGCCGGCAAGTGGGACATCGCGCAGGCGCCGAAGTCCGGCAACTGGGGCGGTTCCTTCCTCTCCGTGCCGAAGAACGGCAAGAACGCCGAGGAGGCCGCGAAGCTGGCCGCATGGTTGACCGCGCCCGAGCAGCAGGCGAAGCTCTTCGCCGTACAGGGCAGCTTCCCCAGCACCCCGGCCGCCTACGATTCGGCCGCGGTGAAGGACGCGAAGAACGACATGACCGGTGACGCGCCGATCGGCACGATCTTCGCCGAAGCCGCCAAGAACATCCCGGTCCAGACGATCGGCCCGAAGGACCAGATCATCCAGCAGGGCCTGACCGACAACGGCGTGATCCTGGTGACCCAGGGCAAGTCGGCCTCGGAGGCCTGGAAGAACGCCGTCAAGACCATCGACAACGCACTGGACAAGTGA
- a CDS encoding LacI family DNA-binding transcriptional regulator, with protein sequence MAGHGARGRSGGRPTLEEVAARAGVGRGTVSRVINGSPRVSDATRAAVEAAVAELGYVPNTAARALAANRTDAIAMVVPEPETRFFSEPYFSDILKGVGAQLSDTEMQLLLIFAGNDRERRRLAQYLAAHRVDGVLLVSVHADDPLPDLLSQLEIPAVISGPRSERETLPSVDSDNYGGGRSAVEHLIARGRTRIATITGRLDVYGAQRRIEGYRDALEDAGREVDERLIAPGDFTEEGGRRAMRELLTRCPDLDAVFAESDVMAAGARQVLREEGRRIPDDVALVGYDDSAIARHMDPPLTSVRQPIEEMGRAMIDLLLDEIADRRPAVSRGLERRQVVLPTALVERDSS encoded by the coding sequence GTGGCAGGCCACGGGGCACGGGGCCGGAGCGGTGGGCGGCCCACGTTGGAAGAGGTGGCCGCACGGGCCGGAGTGGGCCGGGGGACGGTGTCCCGGGTGATCAACGGCTCTCCCCGGGTGAGCGACGCGACCCGCGCGGCCGTCGAGGCGGCCGTCGCGGAGCTGGGCTACGTCCCGAACACGGCGGCCCGCGCGCTCGCGGCGAACCGCACCGACGCGATCGCGATGGTCGTGCCCGAGCCGGAGACCCGCTTCTTCTCGGAGCCGTACTTCTCCGACATCCTCAAGGGTGTCGGAGCGCAGCTGTCCGACACGGAGATGCAGCTCCTGCTGATCTTCGCGGGCAACGACCGCGAGCGCCGGCGCCTCGCGCAGTACCTGGCCGCGCACCGCGTCGACGGTGTCCTCCTGGTCTCCGTCCACGCGGACGACCCGCTCCCGGATCTGCTGTCGCAACTGGAGATCCCGGCCGTCATCAGCGGCCCCCGCTCGGAGCGCGAGACGCTTCCCTCCGTCGACTCCGACAACTACGGCGGCGGTCGCTCGGCGGTGGAGCACCTGATCGCACGGGGGCGTACCCGCATCGCCACGATCACCGGCCGCCTGGACGTCTACGGCGCCCAGCGGCGCATCGAGGGCTACCGCGACGCCCTGGAGGACGCCGGCCGCGAGGTGGACGAGCGCCTGATCGCCCCCGGCGACTTCACCGAGGAGGGCGGACGCAGGGCGATGCGTGAACTCCTGACCCGCTGCCCGGACCTCGACGCGGTCTTCGCCGAGTCCGACGTCATGGCCGCCGGTGCCCGCCAGGTCCTGCGCGAGGAGGGGCGCCGCATACCCGACGACGTGGCGCTGGTCGGCTACGACGACTCGGCCATCGCCCGCCACATGGACCCGCCCCTCACCAGCGTCCGCCAGCCCATAGAGGAGATGGGCCGCGCGATGATCGATCTCCTCCTGGACGAGATCGCGGACCGCCGGCCGGCGGTGTCGAGGGGGTTGGAGCGGCGGCAGGTGGTGCTGCCCACGGCGCTTGTGGAGCGGGATTCCTCCTGA
- a CDS encoding type II toxin-antitoxin system VapB family antitoxin, translating to MTVTQIDLDDEALAEAMRLMGSTTKKDTVNAALRDYVARVKRLEAAERLAARGERGEFDAAAAAREDAKRARRAAFE from the coding sequence ATGACCGTGACCCAGATCGATCTGGACGACGAAGCGCTTGCCGAAGCGATGCGGCTCATGGGTTCCACCACGAAGAAGGACACGGTGAATGCGGCCCTGAGGGACTATGTCGCGCGGGTCAAGAGGCTGGAAGCCGCGGAGAGGCTCGCGGCTCGCGGCGAGCGCGGTGAGTTCGACGCGGCGGCGGCGGCCCGTGAGGACGCCAAGCGGGCGCGCCGGGCGGCTTTCGAGTGA
- a CDS encoding carbohydrate ABC transporter permease, translating to MPTRPDTAAPPVKGGAAPARPPAEAATEERRRARLSRRWQRDMRWSPYAFVSPFFLLFVAFGLFPLLYTGWASLHTVELTAPTDMSWAGLRNYTRIFDDEFFWNAAKNTLIIGIISTAPQLMMALGIAHLLNYKLRGSTFYRVVMLAPYATSIAAATLVFVLLFGRDYGMINWFLELLGFDHIDWQNGTWYSKIAVSTIVIWRWTGYNALIYLAAMQAIPQDLYESAALDGASRWKQFIHVTLPSLRPTILFTVVVSTIGASQLFAEPLLFDANKGASGGSQHQFQTLGLYLYEQGWVNQHLGRASAIAWTMFLILIVVGIINYVISRRLRASS from the coding sequence ATGCCCACACGGCCCGACACCGCCGCGCCCCCCGTGAAGGGGGGCGCGGCCCCGGCCCGCCCACCCGCGGAGGCCGCGACCGAGGAACGACGCCGGGCCCGGCTGTCCCGCCGCTGGCAGCGGGACATGCGCTGGAGCCCGTACGCCTTCGTCTCCCCCTTCTTCCTGCTGTTCGTCGCGTTCGGCCTGTTCCCGCTGCTCTACACCGGCTGGGCCTCGCTGCACACCGTGGAACTGACCGCCCCCACCGACATGAGCTGGGCGGGGCTGCGCAACTACACACGGATCTTCGACGACGAGTTCTTCTGGAACGCGGCGAAGAACACGCTGATCATCGGGATCATCTCGACCGCCCCGCAGCTGATGATGGCGCTGGGCATCGCCCACCTCCTCAACTACAAGCTCCGCGGCTCGACCTTCTACCGGGTCGTGATGCTCGCCCCGTACGCCACCTCGATCGCCGCGGCCACTCTGGTGTTCGTGCTGTTGTTCGGCCGTGACTACGGAATGATCAACTGGTTCCTGGAGCTGCTCGGTTTCGACCACATCGACTGGCAGAACGGCACGTGGTATTCGAAGATCGCCGTGTCGACCATCGTCATCTGGCGCTGGACCGGCTACAACGCGCTGATCTACCTCGCCGCGATGCAGGCGATCCCGCAGGACCTGTACGAGTCGGCGGCCCTCGACGGTGCGAGCCGCTGGAAGCAGTTCATCCATGTGACGCTGCCGTCGCTGCGCCCGACGATCCTGTTCACCGTGGTCGTCTCGACCATCGGCGCCTCGCAGCTGTTCGCCGAGCCCCTGCTGTTCGACGCCAACAAGGGCGCGTCCGGCGGCTCCCAGCACCAGTTCCAGACGCTCGGCCTGTACCTGTACGAGCAGGGCTGGGTGAACCAGCACCTGGGCCGCGCCTCGGCGATCGCCTGGACCATGTTCCTGATCCTCATCGTGGTCGGAATCATCAACTACGTCATCTCGCGCCGGCTGCGCGCCAGTAGTTAG
- a CDS encoding GntR family transcriptional regulator, which produces MVDIPKGYGPDDELDPEAADPLYLRLAAALISRIGNGTYAPGRAVPGVDRLMQEFGIARGTARKTLVLPAEMGYVRTVVGKGSFVIEREVGEAVEGNGSTG; this is translated from the coding sequence ATGGTGGACATCCCCAAGGGCTACGGCCCGGACGACGAGCTGGATCCGGAAGCGGCCGACCCGCTGTACCTGCGGCTCGCGGCCGCGCTCATCTCCCGGATCGGCAACGGCACCTACGCTCCGGGCCGCGCGGTGCCCGGCGTCGACCGGCTGATGCAGGAGTTCGGGATCGCCCGCGGAACGGCCCGCAAGACCTTGGTGCTGCCGGCCGAGATGGGTTACGTACGGACGGTCGTCGGCAAGGGGTCGTTCGTGATCGAACGCGAGGTCGGCGAGGCAGTCGAGGGCAACGGATCCACCGGCTGA
- the orn gene encoding oligoribonuclease: MNDRMVWIDCEMTGLSLSDDALIEVAALVTDSELNVLGDGVDIVIRPPDPALETMPEVVREMHTASGLLDALAGGTTLADAEAQVLAYVREHVKEPRKAPLCGNTVGTDRGFLLRDMPTLESHLHYRIVDVSSIKELARRWYPRAYFNSPQKNGNHRALADIRESIAELRYYREAIFVPQPGPDSDTARTIAAKHVLPAL, translated from the coding sequence ATGAACGATCGCATGGTGTGGATCGACTGCGAGATGACCGGCCTCTCGCTGTCCGACGACGCGCTCATCGAGGTGGCCGCCCTCGTCACCGACTCCGAGCTGAACGTGCTCGGCGACGGTGTCGACATCGTCATCCGCCCGCCGGACCCGGCGCTGGAGACGATGCCGGAGGTGGTGCGCGAGATGCACACCGCATCCGGCCTGCTCGACGCCCTGGCCGGCGGCACGACACTGGCCGACGCCGAGGCGCAGGTCCTCGCGTACGTGCGCGAGCACGTGAAGGAACCGCGCAAGGCCCCCCTGTGCGGCAACACGGTGGGCACGGACCGCGGCTTCCTCCTGCGGGACATGCCGACGCTGGAGAGCCACCTCCACTACCGCATCGTGGACGTCTCCTCGATCAAGGAGCTGGCCCGCCGCTGGTATCCGCGGGCGTACTTCAACAGCCCCCAGAAGAACGGCAACCACCGGGCCCTCGCCGACATCCGCGAGTCCATCGCCGAGCTGCGCTACTACCGCGAGGCGATCTTCGTCCCGCAGCCCGGCCCCGACTCGGACACGGCCCGGACGATCGCCGCGAAGCACGTCCTGCCCGCGCTGTAA